In the Oryza glaberrima chromosome 6, OglaRS2, whole genome shotgun sequence genome, one interval contains:
- the LOC127777421 gene encoding protein DETOXIFICATION 51-like, whose product MCTTTSAPSVPEVATPADGGGHHVYVSLPQCTDGGDVEGGHCRPVVHQVKCRGGDDDGGGGGRGGGVVMPAAGETVREAAALCRLACPIALTALMLYSRSALSMLFLGSLGDLPLAAGSLAVAFANITGYSVLSGLSLGMDPLCSQAFGARQPRLLGLTLYRSVLFLLCCSLPLSALWLNMAKILLFLGQDRDITAMAQDYLLFSLPDLFSFSLIHPLRVYLRSQGITQPLAVAAAAAVVFHVPANYVLVGRLRLGAPGVAAAASASNFVLLAVLLAYVARRDEALREAGGPTAEWLAGWGPLARLAAPSCVSVCLEWWWYEVMILLCGLLPEPRPAVASMGVLMQTTALVYVFPSSLGFGVSTRVGNELGANRPGRARAAAHVAVAGAAAMGLAAMAFAAGMRHAWGRLFTADADILRLTAAALPVVGLCELGNCPQTVGCGVLRGTARPARAAHVNLGAFYLVGMPVAVVLAFGLGVGFVGLWVGLLAAQVCCAGLMLCVVGSTDWEAQARRAQALTSSAAVSGKADAAEGGGRWPEKGEHQEGEKRRHVALISSEEADPETAEVL is encoded by the coding sequence ATGTGCACTACCACATCTGCACCGTCCGTGCCGGAGGTGGCGACTCCGGCAGACGGCGGTGGTCACCACGTCTACGTGTCGCTGCCTCAGTGCACGGACGGCGGTGATGTGGAAGGCGGGCATTGTCGCCCCGTCGTCCACCAGGTCAAGTgtcgtggcggcgacgacgacggtggtggaggaggaagagggggaggtgtggtcatgccggcggcgggggagacggtgcgggaggcggcggcgctgtgccGGCTGGCGTGCCCGATCGCGCTGACGGCGCTGATGCTCTACTCGCGGTCGGCGCTGTCGATGCTGTTCCTCGGCTCCCTCGGCGACCTCCCGCTGGCGGCGGGCTCGCTCGCCGTCGCGTTCGCCAACATCACCGGCTACTCGGTGCTCTCCGGCTTGTCGCTCGGCATGGACCCGCTCTGCTCCCAGGCGTTCGGCGCGCGGCAGCCGCGCCTGCTCGGCCTCACGCTCTACCGCtccgtcctcttcctcctctgctGCTCCCTCCCGCTCTCCGCGCTCTGGCTCAACATGGCCAagatcctcctcttcctcggccAGGACCGCGACATCACCGCCATGGCGCAGGActacctcctcttctccctccccgacctcttctccttctccctgATACATCCGTTACGGGTGTACCTCCGCTCGCAAGGGATCACccagccgctcgccgtcgccgcggccgccgccgtggtgttCCACGTGCCGGCGAACTACGTGCTCGTGGGGCGCCTCCGGCTCGGCGCCCCCggcgtggcggccgcggcgtcggcgtccaacttcgtcctcctcgccgtcctcctcgcgtACGTCGCGCGGCGGGACGAGGCGCTGAGGGAGGCGGGGGGTCCCACGGCGGAGTGGCTCGCCGGATGGGGCCCGCTCGCGCGGCTCGCCGCGCCGAGCTGCGTGTCGGTGTGCCTCGAGTGGTGGTGGTACGAGGTGATGATCCTGCTGTGCGGCCTCCTGCCGGAGCcgaggccggcggtggcgtcgaTGGGGGTGCTCATGCAGACGACGGCGCTGGTGTACGTGTTCCCGTCGTCGCTGGGGTTCGGCGTGTCGACGCGGGTGGGGAACGAGCTGGGCGCGAACCGCcccgggcgcgcgcgcgccgcggcgcacgTGGCCGTGGCGGGGGCCGCCGCGATGGGGCTCGCCGCCATGGCGTTCGCGGCGGGGATGCGGCACGCGTGGGGGCGGCTGttcaccgccgacgccgacatCCTCCGCCtcaccgcggcggcgctccccgTCGTGGGCCTCTGCGAGCTCGGCAACTGCCCGCAGACCGTCGGCTGCGGCGTGCTCCGCGGGaccgcgcggccggcgcgcgccgcgcacGTCAACCTCGGCGCGTTCTACCTCGTCGGCatgccggtggcggtggtgctcgCGTTCGGCCTCGGCGTGGGGTTCGTCGGCCTCTGGGTGGGGCTCCTCGCCGCCCAGGTGTGCTGCGCCGGCCTCATGCTCTGCGTCGTCGGCTCCACCGACTGGGAGGCGCAGGCGCGCCGCGCCCAGGCGCTGACGTCATcggccgccgtctccggcaaggccgacgcggcggagggaggcgggagATGGCCGGAGAAAGGGGAGCATcaggagggggagaagaggcgGCACGTGGCGTTGATCTCGAGCGAGGAGGCCGATCCCGAGACGGCCGAGGTGCTTTGA